The Xenopus tropicalis strain Nigerian chromosome 7, UCB_Xtro_10.0, whole genome shotgun sequence genome includes a region encoding these proteins:
- the LOC116412352 gene encoding fer-1-like protein 5 produces MEVSKTRKFFKTISKPFRMIGKLFRKKSKKDFEEIEKYEPVKEETPKVPEMNEIMAEEGRVAIANVPKQETQQQTNQPTIIPSQVEKNEKSQEFKIQVRIIEGRHLTGNNIKPVVKVKIGHQAQHTRIGTGNNPYFNQMLTYDMHRSLSDLHMEPITIQALRSRAFRADSLIGEFKHMAPKSTHLSLLILELSATAR; encoded by the exons ATGGAG GTCTCGAAGACAAGAAAATTTTTCAAAACTATTTCAAAACCATTTCGGATGATCGGAAAATTATTCCGAAAGAAATCAAAGAAAGATTTCGAAG AAATTGAAAAATACGAACCGGTGAAAGAGGAAACTCCTAAAGTTCCTGAAATGAATGAGATTATGGCTGAAGAAGGGAGAGTTGCAATTGCTAATGTTCCTAAACAGGAAACACAACAGCAAACCAACCAGCCAACTATCATTCCCTCCCAAGTGGAGAAGAATGAAAAGTCTCAAGAATTTAAG ATTCAGGTTCGCATAATAGAAGGACGCCATCTGACTGGCAACAATATCAAGCCAGTTGTGAAGGTTAAAATTGGACACCAGGCTCAGCACACAAGAATAGGGACTGGCAACAATCCTTATTTTAACCAG ATGCTGACCTATGACATGCATCGATCACTTTCAGATCTGCATATGGAACCTATAACCATTCAG gcacTAAGGTCTCGTGCGTTTAGAGCAGACAGCCTGATTGGTGAATTTAAG CATATGGCCCCAAAAAGCACACATTTATCTCTCTTGATACTGGAGTTGTCTGCCACAGCTCGATGA
- the dysf gene encoding myoferlin-like: MTELDDTFLRNMKGLFRSNSDKKNLADPFTEIAFAGEKVLTKIIKDSCSPIWNQAITLPMKLPSMCDNIRLRVYDWDRANKNDLVGTANLALSKISLPPTGLEGTGLQEGFLPTFGPSYINFYGSPREFKRYPDHYDELNYGNGEGVAYRGRILVELTSKLCDSTKMIEDISNQDVLAVERYQYKRKYSLCAVFHSATMLQDASEAVQFEVSMANYGNKFDRTCKALPSTTPYRQPIFDGDFYYYLPWYASKPVVALTSYWEDISHRLDVVNILTALTDRLQSGVSSMKSALQANLTETEVVSILQNLLDQLIEDAGKPLPSMEGKNNVNELDMHRRKLQQSVLTQMKAAAANIRREVTDVKSTLPVIEEWIDRLQHLSEEPQNSMPDIIIWMIKAEKRVAYARIPAHQILFSKTREEACGKFCGKIQTVFLKFPLDKQEGRLVPVQLRVNLWLGLSEAEGDFINSVPGTFRVHAEMYENESRISGRWSSRFLLNHHKFSDATGTIKLRKKSFVVPEGWKWESDWQVDNERSLPNEDYNEHLEITEELFENERRLPNGKWQKEEFTNANGEKSSSPDKVDCPHGWIWDDDTWKSDVNRAVDENGWEYGRASTPDNQPQHWVSSEKTYHTHRRRRLVRRRSKLSTPKEEVIPPKKDKGWEYAGVSGWRFHMKKCSTDTFRRRHWIRTLVSCGQQDVSSIFNLEGNLIHGNELKEGENDSKDNTRDFYREHVPFVSCKFDRVYKYHLRCYMYQARGLTPMDRDSFSDPYAHVSFLYLSKRTEIITCTLNPTWDQTLVFSDIEICGEPREIEQNPPIIVIEIYDSDPGGEDDFLGRGLFFPMVKLDPNIKDTPKLLWSPITNGKRHCGDILVAAELFLLEHDGCILPVLPTECAPNVYMVPEGIRPVLQLTCIEVLTWGLRNISHLESARASNLIVECGGETVETAITGVLGRNPSFQSAVLFLKVYLPQEEMYTPPIIIKVIANRHFGRKEVVGQCTIEQLEDFSCDPYTTNQDDPPDLRVAPITTYPATVIDVEGAKETLLAKEEEDDVDWWAKFFVSKGELDKSDLYNTLMVYNCELERVPEFLGLTDFCQTFTLHTGKAKHDEEPMVAGEFKGSFCIYQLPEDPDAPLPPQHFRELPDSGPQECIVRVYIVRGIDLQPKDNNGLCDPYIKLSLNKKVVADRENYVPNTLNPVFGRMYELSCILPQEKDLKISVYDYDALSGDDKVGETTIDLENRLLSRFRSHCGLPETYCTSGVNQWRDQLKPTEILQSLARCRALPPPVYEDDGRTLIFSGMRYTSASTEKEHIGPINECLALQVLRNQGLVPEHVETRTLYSTCQPDIPQGKVEMWVDIFPKSLGPPGPAVNITPRKPKRFVLRAIVWNTKDVILDDVNVFGENMSDIYVKGWLDGIEEDKQRTEVHYRSMDGEGNFNWRFVFPFDYLPTEQKCIISKKEHIWSLDATEIKLPPKLVVQIWDNDKFSRDDFIGCLELDLNNIIMPAPEPEKCTLKLMDNPQMVSLFKKKSMKGWWPCYVEDDENYVLTGKVEMTLEILTEKEAEERPAGKGRDPPNTNPTLSEPIRPETSFLWFQNIFKTFKFIGWRHCSALLKRREVVIAVVVVLFVLFALFFLKFILVSYSFLVFLFNTFNFSVHL; the protein is encoded by the exons ATGACGGAAT tGGATGATACATTTTTGAGAAACATGAAGGGACTCTTCAGGTCAAATTCCGACAAGAAGAATTTAGCAGATCCCTTCACAGAAATTGCATTTGCTGGGGAGAAG gtACTCACAAAAATAATCAAAGACAGCTGCAGTCCCATATGGAATCAAGCCATCACTCTACCTATGAAG ttgCCATCAATGTGTGACAACATTAGGCTAAGAGTGTATGACTG GGACAGAGCAAATAAGAATGACTTAGTGGGAACAGCCAACTTGGCCCTGTCCAAGATTTCTTTACCACCTACTGGTTTGGAAG GGACTGGGCTACAAGAAGGCTTTTTACCGACCTTTGGACCAAGTTATATCAACTTTTATGGAAGTCCAAGGGAGTTCAAACGCTATCCCGACCACTATGATGAGCTGAATTATGGAAAT GGAGAAGGTGTAGCGTATAGAGGAAGAATCTTAGTGGAGCTCACCTCTAAGTTATGTGACTCCACAAAGATGATAGAAGACATCTCTAATCAGGATGTGCTTGCGGTTGAG AGATACCAGTACAAGCGGAAATACAGCCTGTGTGCTGTATTCCATTCAGCTACTATGCTGCAAGATGCCAGTGAAGCCGTGCAATTTGAAGTGAGCATGGCCAATTATGGCAACAAATTTGACCGCACGTGTAAGGCATTGCCATCAACAACACCGTACAGGCAACCTATATTTGATG GCGACTTCTACTATTACCTACCATGGTATGCCTCAAAGCCTGTAGTGGCGTTAACATCTTATTGGGAAGATATAAGCCACCGTCTGGATGTAGTTAATATTCTTACTGCCCTGACGGATCGACTA CAATCTGGCGTATCTTCCATGAAATCAGCGCTACAAGCAAACCTTACCGAGACAGAAGTGGTTTCTATATTGCAGAATTTATTAGACCAGCTTATTGAAGATGCTGG GAAACCACTGCCTTCTATGGAAGGAAAGAATAATGTTAATGAGTTAGATATGCACCGGCGAAAACTTCAGCAGTCTGTCCTAACCCAAATGAAGGCGGCAGCTGCTAATATAAGAAGGGAAGTAACCGATGTAAAATCAACTCTGCCTGTGATTGAGGAATGGATAGACAGATTACAACATCTGTCTGAAGAG CCACAGAACAGTATGCCAGACATCATCATCTGGATGATAAAGGCAGAAAAGAGAGTGGCTTACGCCCGTATCCCTGCCCATCAGATCCTCTTCTCCAAGACCAGAGAAGAGGCATGTGGCAAATTCTGTGGAAAGATACAAACCGTATTTCTAAAG TTCCCTCTCGACAAACAGGAAGGCAGACTTGTTCCAGTTCAGCTGCGTGTAAACCTCTGGCTGGGACTGTCTGAAGCAGAGGGAGACTTTATCAACTCCGTGCCAGGGACCTTTAGGGTCCATGCAGAAATG TATGAGAATGAATCACGGATATCAGGTAGATGGAGCTCCAGATTCCTGCTTAATCACCACAAATTCTCTGATGCCACCGGAACTATTAAGCTAAGAAAGAAAAGCTTTGTAGTTCCCGAAGGCTGGAAATGGGAAAGTGATTGGCAAGTGGACAATGAAAGGAG CTTACCAAATGAAGATTATAATGAGCACCTAGAAATTACAGAAGAATTGTTTGAAAATGAGAGGCGGCTTCCAAATGGAAAATGGCAAAAAGAAGAATTTACTAATGCT AATGGTGAAAAATCTTCTTCACCAGATAAGGTTGACTGCCCTCATGGATGGATCTGGGATGATGATACATGGAAATCTGATGTTAACCGGGCTGTGGATGAAAATG GTTGGGAATATGGAAGAGCTTCCACTCCCGATAACCAGCCACAGCACTGGGTTTCATCAGAGAAGACATATCATACCCACCGACGCCGAAGACTGGTGCGCAGGAGATCTAAACTCTCTACTCCCAAAGag GAGGTTATACCCCCAAAGAAAGACAAAGGATGGGAGTATGCTGGAGTGTCAGGCTGGAGATTTCATATGAAGAAATGCAGCACTGACACATTCCGTCGAAGGCATTGGATAAGGACTTTGGTCTCTTGTGGTCAACAGGATGTGTCTTCCATATTTAACCTGGAAGGCAATCTTATACAT GGAAATGAACTAAAAGAAGGCGAAAACGACTCTAAAGACAACACAAGAGACTTTTACAGGGAGCATGTTCCTTTTGTTTCCTGTAAATTTGACA GAGTTTACAAGTACCATCTTAGATGTTACATGTATCAAGCTCGTGGTCTCACCCCAATGGACAGAGACAGCTTTTCAG ATCCATATGCTCATGTCTCTTTCCTATACCTAAGTAAGAGGACAGAAATTATTACTTGTACTCTCAATCCAACGTGGGACCAAACACTCGTCTTTAGCGACATTGAAATTTGTGGAGAGCCCCGTGAAATTGAACAGAATCCCCCTATCATTGTTATTGAAATATATGACAGTGACCCAGGG GGAGAAGACGATTTCCTTGGCCGGGGTTTATTTTTCCCAATGGTGAAGCTGGACCCAAATATAAAGGATACGCCAAAACTGTTATGGAGTCCAATTACAAACGGAAAAAGACACTGTGGCGACATTCTTGTGGCCGCAGAACTTTTCCTTCTAGAACAT GACGGATGCATTCTCCCTGTTCTTCCAACGGAGTGTGCACCAAATGTTTATATGGTACCAGAGGGAATTCGGCCTGTGCTTCAGCTGACTTGTATTGAG GTACTTACTTGGGGCCTACGAAATATAAGTCATTTGGAATCTGCAAGAGCCTCAAATCTTATTGTTGAGTGCGGTGGAGAAACAGTTGAAACTGCAATAACTGGAGTATTGGGAAGGAATCCAAGCTTCCAGAGTGCAGTTCTCTTCTTAAAAGTG tatttGCCACAAGAAGAAATGTACACTCCACCCATCATTATTAAAGTTATAGCCAATAGGCATTTTGGAAGGAAAGAAGTTGTAGGGCAATGTACTATTGAGCAGCTGGAAGACTTCAGCTGTGATCCCTACACTACGAATCAAGATGATCCTCCAGACCTTAGAG ttGCACCTATCACTACTTATCCTGCTACTGTGATAGACGTGGAAGGTGCAAAAGAAACTCTACTGGCTAAAGAG GAGGAAGATGATGTCGATTGGTGGGCAAAGTTCTTTGTGTCCAAAGGAGAACTTGACAAGTCTGACCTGTACAATACCCTAATG GTGTACAACTGTGAGTTAGAGAGAGTCCCAGAGTTCCTCGGACTTACAGATTTCTGTCAGACATTCACACTGCATACAGGAAAGGCTAAACATGATGAAGAGCCAATGGTTGCAGGAGAATTTAAG GGATCATTCTGTATTTATCAGCTTCCAGAGGATCCAGATGCCCCACTACCTCCACAGCACTTCCGTGAATTGCCTGATAGTGGGCCTCAGGAGTGCATAGTGAGAGTATATATAGTGAGAGGCATAGACCTGCAGCCAAAGGATAACAATGGATTG TGTGATCCTTATATTAAACTGAGCCTGAACAAAAAAGTGGTTGCAGACAGAGAAAACTACGTACCCAACACACTGAATCCAGTGTTTGGCAG AATGTACGAGTTAAGCTGCATTTTACCACAAGAGAAAGATCTCAAGATCTCCGTTTATGACTACGATGCTCTATCCGGAGATGACAAAGTTGGTGAAACAACTATAGATCTTGAAAACAGGCTCCTTTCAAGATTTAGAAGCCATTGTGGACTTCCAGAAACCTACTGCAC atCTGGAGTAAATCAATGGCGAGATCAGTTGAAGCCAACTGAAATTCTACAGAGTTTGGCCAGATGTAGAGCTTTACCGCCTCCTGTGTATGAAGATGACGGAAGAACCCTGATATTTTCAGGGATGCGGTATACTTCAGCAAGTACTG aaaaagaacacatCGGGCCAATAAATGAATGTCTTGCTTTACAAGTCCTTCGTAATCAAGGACTAGTTCCAGAGCATGTTGAGACGAGGACATTGTACAGCACTTGTCAACCCGACATTCCACAA GGAAAAGTGGAAATGTGGGTTGATATATTTCCAAAAAGCTTAGGACCTCCAGGACCTGCTGTCAATATTACTCCTCGCAAACCTAAGCG GTTTGTTCTACGCGCAATAGTCTGGAACACCAAAGATGTCATCCTTGATGATGTAAACGTCTTTGGAGAGAATATGAGTGACATATATGTCAAAGG GTGGCTTGATGGCATTGAAGAAGATAAACAAAGAACGGAAGTACATTACAGATCAATGGATGGAGAAGGCAACTTCAATTGGCGATTTGTCTTCCCATTTGATTACCTTCCAACAGAACAAAAATGCATCATTTCTAAAAAG GAGCATATATGGAGTCTTGATGCAACAGAGATTAAACTGCCACCTAAACTTGTTGTTCAGATATGGGATAATGATAAGTTCTCCAGAGATGACTTTATAG GATGTCTCGAACTAGATCTAAACAACATTATAATGCCAGCACCAGAACCAGAGAAGTGTACTCTGAAGCTAATGGACAATCCTCAAATGGTttctttgtttaaaaagaaatccATGAAAGGATGGTGGCCGTGCTATGTAGAAGATGATGAAAATTATGTTCTAACA GGCAAAGTTGAAATGACGTTGGAGATCCTTACagaaaaagaagcagaagaaaggcCAGCTGGCAAGGGGAGAGATCCCCCAAATACAAATCCAACTCTGAGTGAACCAAT ACGTCCAGAAACTTCATTCCTTTGGTTCCAGAACATATTCAAGACATTCAAATTTATTGGATGGCGTCACTGCTCTGCGTTACTTAAACGAAGAGAAGTCGTGATTGCAGTCGTTGTTGTGCTTTTCGTATTGTTCGCCCTCTTCTTCTTGAAGTTTATCCTGGTAAGTTATTCTTTTTTAGTATTTCTATTTAATACTTTTAACTTTTCAGTTCATTTGTAA